The genomic window ACACGTCCATTTGCTGAGCGAATTCGGGGTATTGCCAGAAGTCGTCCTTGTAGTGGTTTTCCAGGATCAGGGTAACGCCGTGCTGGGCTGCATAGGGCAGGCAGGCGGAGATGCTGTCGGCCGCCAGCTGGATGCCTTGCGCCGAGGTGAGTTCCGGGCGACGCTGTCCGCTGAGCACGCGGCAGTATTGCCCGCCGAGCGCGTGGGTCATCTCAATCCAACGTTTTTGTTTGGCGATTTCCGCTTCGCGAAAGCTGGCGTCGGGGTGTGTGAAATCGGGAGAACAACACAGCATGGGGATTTGCATCCCGCGATCTTCGACCTGCTGTCTGAATTTGGGCCATTGGGTTTCGTCGTCCATTTCCAGAAAGCCGGCGTAGAACTCCAGGCCGTCGACGTCCAGCGTCGTCGCCAGGTCAAACCATTCGACCAGCTTCATCGAGCCGTCTTTGCAGAGGGCTTGCATGTAGGCTTTGGGGAAAGCGGCAAGTTGTGGCACGGTGATGATCCTAAAGTGCTTTGATGCGGAGCTTGCGGTAGCGGGCTTCCATGGGCGCGCCGGAATGAACTTGCACAGCAATGATCCCCGTTTGCGGAATCGATTCATCGGCTTCGGTGTAGTCCACCGTTTGCGTGCCGTTGATCCAAAGCTGGATCCGGCGACCCT from Roseimaritima ulvae includes these protein-coding regions:
- a CDS encoding sugar phosphate isomerase/epimerase family protein; this translates as MPQLAAFPKAYMQALCKDGSMKLVEWFDLATTLDVDGLEFYAGFLEMDDETQWPKFRQQVEDRGMQIPMLCCSPDFTHPDASFREAEIAKQKRWIEMTHALGGQYCRVLSGQRRPELTSAQGIQLAADSISACLPYAAQHGVTLILENHYKDDFWQYPEFAQQMDVFCDLVAAIDHPNFGVNYDPSNAFLAGDDPLELLRRVSHRVVTMHASDRYLIEGTLEDLRREEDGAVGYAQRLRHGEIGKGLNDYDAIFTELKSKGFDSWISIEDGVDGIEQLRRSADFLRAKIAQHWPK